A single region of the Sorghum bicolor cultivar BTx623 chromosome 7, Sorghum_bicolor_NCBIv3, whole genome shotgun sequence genome encodes:
- the LOC110437119 gene encoding FHA domain-containing protein FHA2 isoform X2 — MPGGSSGADGEVDAGFAKLQGEDFEYYMQTYSIMLGRNSKKSTVDVDLSSLGGGMNISRHHARIFYDFQRRRFALDVIGKNGCLVEGVLHLPGNPPVKLDSQDLLQIGDKKFYFLLPTRSIFASAAAARHAPVIPPQLPPPSYAHARGPGRPRLSEFHDRSYEADYGREVDEIGNGISETGMRGKLIKRIKKSSVDLDIYGGHRINVEPIGTLDSRSDIRSRGERDIDNQQALQAEEKDVVSSVATVLSDLCGPGEWMPMAKLHTELLDQFGNVWHPSRVRKYLTQDDWSPTETKGRPWFGLLALLRKYPEHFVINTRSKGRMTSEFVSLVSLLS; from the exons ATGCCCGGCGGGTCTTCAGGCGCAGATGGTGAAGTGGATGCAGGATTTGCGAAGCTCCAGGGGGAGGATTTCGAGTACTACATGCAGACATACTCCATCATGCTGGGACGCAACAGCAAGAAATCGACAGTGGATGTGGATCTCTCGAGCCTCGGTGGGGGTATGAACATCTCCCGCCACCACGCCCGGATATTCTACGACTTCCAGCGCCGCAGGTTCGCGCTCGATGTCATTGGCAAGAACGGGTGCCTTGTTGAGGGTGTCCTGCACCTCCCAGGAAACCCTCCTGTGAAGCTTGATTCGCAGGATCTGCTGCAGATTGGGGACAAGAAGTTCTACTTTCTACTGCCAACGCGGTCCATCTTCgcctcagctgctgctgctcggcATGCTCCTGTTATTCCACCGCAGCTTCCTCCACCATCATATGCACATGCACGGGGGCCAGGCCGCCCTCGTTTGTCAGAGTTTCATGACCGCTCCTATGAAGCTGATTATGGTCGAGAGGTTGATGAGATTGGGAATGGTATCAGTGAAACTGGGATGAGGGGAAAGCTGataaagagaatcaagaagtctTCTGTAGACTTGGATATCTATGGTGGGCATAGAATCAATGTGGAACCAATAGGAACACTAG ACAGTAGATCAGACATAAGATCAAGGGGTGAAAGGGATATTGACAACCAACAAGCCCTTCAAGCAGAAGAGAAGGATGTTGTGTCATCTGTTGCCACAGTGTTATCGGACCTCTGCGGCCCTGGAGAATGGATGCCCATGGCAAAACTCCATACAGAG CTTCTTGATCAGTTTGGCAATGTGTGGCACCCCAGCAGGGTCCGAAAGTACTTAACACAAGACGACTGGTCACCAACAGAGACGAAGGGCAGGCCTTGGTTTGGCCTTCTGGCGCTGCTCAGAAAGTACCCTGAGCATTTTGTCATCAACACAAGATCGAAAGGTAGAATGACCTCTGAGTTCGTTTCGCTGGTCTCCTTGCTCTCCTAG
- the LOC110437119 gene encoding FHA domain-containing protein FHA2 isoform X1, translating into MPGGSSGADGEVDAGFAKLQGEDFEYYMQTYSIMLGRNSKKSTVDVDLSSLGGGMNISRHHARIFYDFQRRRFALDVIGKNGCLVEGVLHLPGNPPVKLDSQDLLQIGDKKFYFLLPTRSIFASAAAARHAPVIPPQLPPPSYAHARGPGRPRLSEFHDRSYEADYGREVDEIGNGISETGMRGKLIKRIKKSSVDLDIYGGHRINVEPIGTLGEDSRSDIRSRGERDIDNQQALQAEEKDVVSSVATVLSDLCGPGEWMPMAKLHTELLDQFGNVWHPSRVRKYLTQDDWSPTETKGRPWFGLLALLRKYPEHFVINTRSKGRMTSEFVSLVSLLS; encoded by the exons ATGCCCGGCGGGTCTTCAGGCGCAGATGGTGAAGTGGATGCAGGATTTGCGAAGCTCCAGGGGGAGGATTTCGAGTACTACATGCAGACATACTCCATCATGCTGGGACGCAACAGCAAGAAATCGACAGTGGATGTGGATCTCTCGAGCCTCGGTGGGGGTATGAACATCTCCCGCCACCACGCCCGGATATTCTACGACTTCCAGCGCCGCAGGTTCGCGCTCGATGTCATTGGCAAGAACGGGTGCCTTGTTGAGGGTGTCCTGCACCTCCCAGGAAACCCTCCTGTGAAGCTTGATTCGCAGGATCTGCTGCAGATTGGGGACAAGAAGTTCTACTTTCTACTGCCAACGCGGTCCATCTTCgcctcagctgctgctgctcggcATGCTCCTGTTATTCCACCGCAGCTTCCTCCACCATCATATGCACATGCACGGGGGCCAGGCCGCCCTCGTTTGTCAGAGTTTCATGACCGCTCCTATGAAGCTGATTATGGTCGAGAGGTTGATGAGATTGGGAATGGTATCAGTGAAACTGGGATGAGGGGAAAGCTGataaagagaatcaagaagtctTCTGTAGACTTGGATATCTATGGTGGGCATAGAATCAATGTGGAACCAATAGGAACACTAGGTGAAG ACAGTAGATCAGACATAAGATCAAGGGGTGAAAGGGATATTGACAACCAACAAGCCCTTCAAGCAGAAGAGAAGGATGTTGTGTCATCTGTTGCCACAGTGTTATCGGACCTCTGCGGCCCTGGAGAATGGATGCCCATGGCAAAACTCCATACAGAG CTTCTTGATCAGTTTGGCAATGTGTGGCACCCCAGCAGGGTCCGAAAGTACTTAACACAAGACGACTGGTCACCAACAGAGACGAAGGGCAGGCCTTGGTTTGGCCTTCTGGCGCTGCTCAGAAAGTACCCTGAGCATTTTGTCATCAACACAAGATCGAAAGGTAGAATGACCTCTGAGTTCGTTTCGCTGGTCTCCTTGCTCTCCTAG
- the LOC8060958 gene encoding acyl-coenzyme A thioesterase 13 isoform X2: protein MGDAGETRALRLAATATKWLEDVSVDREGHVHPAVATGGQALTALATAGARVSLAEPGRVVCSLRVRAPLTDAEGRWHAGAIAAAADNVCAAAVFTVLGADVVTVQYGLSYFSPAHHDEEVEMDGRVVGRKGKMVAVTVEVRKKESGELVASCRQWMAPIQLTTKSNTSTSSSKL, encoded by the exons ATGGGCGACGCCGGCGAGACGCGGGCGCTGCGGCTGGCCGCCACCGCGACGAAGTGGCTGGAGGACGTCAGCGTCGACCGCGAAGGCCACGTCCACCCCGCCGTAGCTACCGGGGGCCAGGCGCTCACCGCGCTCGCGACTGCCGGCGCCCGCGTCTCGCTCGCCGAGCCCGGCCGCGTCGTCTGCTCGCTCCGCGTGCGCGCCCCGCTCACC GACGCGGAGGGGAGGTGGCACGCCGGGGccatcgcggcggcggcggacaaCGTGTGCGCGGCGGCGGTGTTCACGGTGCTGGGCGCGGACGTGGTCACCGTCCAGTACGGACTGTCCTACTTCTCGCCCGCCCATCACGAC gaggaggtggagatGGACGGGCGAGTGGTGGGCCGGAAGGGGAAGATGGTGGCTGTGACGGTGGAGGTGCGGAAGAAAGAGTCCGGCGAGCTGGTGGCGAGCTGCAGGCAGTGGATGGCACCTATCCAGCTGACAACAAAGAGCAACACAAGCACAAGCAGCAGCAAGCTCTGA
- the LOC8060958 gene encoding acyl-coenzyme A thioesterase 13 isoform X1: MGDAGETRALRLAATATKWLEDVSVDREGHVHPAVATGGQALTALATAGARVSLAEPGRVVCSLRVRAPLTDAEGRWHAGAIAAAADNVCAAAVFTVLGADVVTVQYGLSYFSPAHHDVRSQHSAEEVEMDGRVVGRKGKMVAVTVEVRKKESGELVASCRQWMAPIQLTTKSNTSTSSSKL; encoded by the exons ATGGGCGACGCCGGCGAGACGCGGGCGCTGCGGCTGGCCGCCACCGCGACGAAGTGGCTGGAGGACGTCAGCGTCGACCGCGAAGGCCACGTCCACCCCGCCGTAGCTACCGGGGGCCAGGCGCTCACCGCGCTCGCGACTGCCGGCGCCCGCGTCTCGCTCGCCGAGCCCGGCCGCGTCGTCTGCTCGCTCCGCGTGCGCGCCCCGCTCACC GACGCGGAGGGGAGGTGGCACGCCGGGGccatcgcggcggcggcggacaaCGTGTGCGCGGCGGCGGTGTTCACGGTGCTGGGCGCGGACGTGGTCACCGTCCAGTACGGACTGTCCTACTTCTCGCCCGCCCATCACGACGTGCGTAGTCAACACTCGGCA gaggaggtggagatGGACGGGCGAGTGGTGGGCCGGAAGGGGAAGATGGTGGCTGTGACGGTGGAGGTGCGGAAGAAAGAGTCCGGCGAGCTGGTGGCGAGCTGCAGGCAGTGGATGGCACCTATCCAGCTGACAACAAAGAGCAACACAAGCACAAGCAGCAGCAAGCTCTGA